The Paracholeplasma brassicae genome contains a region encoding:
- a CDS encoding cysteine desulfurase family protein, producing the protein MKPIYVDHGATTPLLKEALEEGMPYLDRSFANPSSMHPFGIEVRKRINIERENLAKSLKVSPKELYFTSGATEAINLVLQGVSKCVGHDKEILTTKIEHKATLNTLHTLEKEGVVVRYIPVDSQGLFDFDLFEEMLTPKVGLVSLMWANNEIGTLYDMERIASICQKKNVLLHVDAVCVATKIEMDLSKIPIDYLSISAHKFYGPKGIGLLFVRDNAPICPLIFGGSHENHLRAGTENVFGIVALSKAFGIMSEKRKEVIAHLNELTTAFREKLSQIDGVYFNGPTELSNQLPGLVSVRIKGFQSIALGFELARHGIYASSGSACNSDVIEESHVIQVVNRDCLEDFGVVRFTFGKDNRLEEVNRIVVVIKEIIVENN; encoded by the coding sequence ATGAAGCCAATCTACGTCGATCATGGGGCAACAACCCCACTCTTAAAAGAAGCACTCGAAGAAGGCATGCCTTATTTAGATAGAAGCTTTGCAAACCCATCATCCATGCATCCGTTTGGGATTGAGGTTAGAAAACGAATCAATATTGAGCGAGAAAACTTAGCAAAAAGTCTCAAAGTAAGTCCAAAAGAACTCTACTTTACCAGTGGGGCAACCGAAGCGATTAACTTAGTTTTACAAGGAGTATCAAAGTGTGTAGGTCATGATAAAGAAATTTTGACCACTAAAATCGAACATAAAGCGACGCTAAATACCCTTCATACGTTAGAAAAAGAAGGCGTCGTGGTTCGTTATATACCAGTGGACAGCCAAGGGCTTTTTGATTTTGATTTGTTTGAAGAAATGCTAACGCCTAAGGTAGGACTAGTTTCCTTAATGTGGGCGAATAATGAAATAGGCACGCTTTATGATATGGAAAGAATCGCTTCAATTTGTCAAAAGAAAAACGTACTACTTCACGTCGATGCGGTTTGTGTCGCAACTAAAATCGAAATGGACTTATCAAAAATACCCATCGATTACTTATCGATATCGGCCCATAAGTTTTATGGACCTAAAGGGATTGGTCTACTCTTTGTCAGAGATAACGCACCAATTTGTCCTTTGATATTTGGTGGGTCACATGAAAATCACTTAAGAGCAGGCACGGAAAACGTGTTTGGGATTGTGGCATTATCAAAAGCCTTTGGCATCATGAGTGAAAAAAGAAAAGAAGTAATCGCTCACTTAAATGAGCTTACAACAGCCTTTAGAGAAAAATTGAGTCAGATTGATGGCGTTTATTTTAATGGGCCTACTGAGTTATCTAACCAATTACCAGGGCTAGTTTCTGTTCGCATCAAGGGTTTTCAATCGATCGCCTTGGGTTTTGAGCTTGCAAGACATGGCATTTATGCTTCAAGTGGTAGTGCTTGTAATTCCGATGTGATTGAAGAGTCTCACGTCATTCAAGTAGTCAATCGTGATTGCTTAGAAGACTTTGGCGTTGTTCGTTTTACATTTGGTAAAGACAATAGATTAGAAGAAGTCAATCGTATCGTAGTTGTGATCAAAGAAATCATTGTAGAAAACAACTAA
- the glnA gene encoding type I glutamate--ammonia ligase has translation MKNYTKESILKSAKEFDVRYVRLQFSDMLGTVKNVEIPITNLERALNNDIMFDGSSIQGFVRIDEADMYLYPDLSTWLILNWENAPVGRVARLICDVYTSSKKPYEGDPRYVLKKALNEMKSLGFDKFNVGVEPEFFLFKLDEKGKITRELSDQGGYFDLAPMDGSEDIRRDIVLEMQKLGFEMEVSHHEVAFGQHEINFHFDNALEACDNIQTFKVLVKNVARRHGYHATFMPKPIKGINGSGMHSNLSLSKDGRNVFFDEKTDNQLSETALKFIAGIMKNAQAFTLVCNPIINSYKRLVPGYEAPVYIAWSDSNRSTMIRIPASRGNATRIEVRSVDASANPYLAMAVLLNSGLDGIKNDLTALNPLKKNLFRMSEQERRRLGIKNLPENLKEAIEFFQKSELMKETLGEELFEKFIEAKQKEWDEYKTIISEWELNKYLPII, from the coding sequence ATGAAGAACTACACAAAAGAAAGTATTTTAAAGAGTGCAAAAGAATTTGACGTACGCTATGTTCGCTTACAATTTAGTGACATGTTAGGTACCGTCAAGAACGTTGAAATTCCAATTACCAATTTGGAGCGTGCCTTAAACAACGACATTATGTTTGATGGTTCTTCGATCCAGGGATTCGTACGTATTGATGAAGCAGATATGTATTTATACCCGGATTTATCTACTTGGTTAATCCTTAATTGGGAAAATGCCCCAGTGGGTCGTGTGGCAAGACTGATTTGTGATGTGTATACCTCAAGTAAAAAACCTTACGAGGGTGACCCTAGATACGTGTTAAAAAAAGCGTTAAATGAAATGAAGAGTCTCGGCTTTGATAAGTTTAACGTTGGTGTAGAACCGGAGTTTTTCTTATTTAAACTCGATGAAAAAGGAAAAATCACCAGAGAGTTATCCGATCAAGGTGGTTATTTTGATTTAGCCCCAATGGACGGCTCTGAAGACATTAGAAGAGACATCGTTCTTGAGATGCAAAAATTAGGCTTTGAAATGGAAGTGTCACACCATGAAGTCGCCTTTGGTCAACATGAAATCAATTTCCACTTTGATAACGCATTAGAGGCGTGTGACAACATTCAAACCTTTAAAGTACTTGTGAAAAATGTCGCAAGACGTCACGGGTATCACGCAACCTTTATGCCAAAACCAATCAAAGGCATTAATGGTTCTGGGATGCATTCAAATCTAAGCTTATCCAAAGACGGACGTAACGTATTTTTTGATGAAAAAACAGACAATCAATTATCGGAAACGGCGCTTAAATTCATTGCAGGTATCATGAAAAATGCGCAAGCATTTACGCTTGTTTGTAACCCAATCATTAATTCTTATAAACGTTTAGTGCCTGGTTATGAAGCCCCGGTCTACATCGCTTGGAGTGATTCAAACCGCTCAACAATGATTCGTATTCCGGCCTCAAGAGGGAATGCCACACGAATTGAGGTAAGAAGTGTTGATGCCTCAGCGAACCCTTACTTAGCAATGGCAGTCTTACTAAACTCAGGGCTTGATGGGATTAAAAATGATCTAACGGCCCTAAACCCACTAAAGAAAAATTTATTTCGCATGAGTGAACAAGAAAGAAGACGTTTAGGGATAAAGAATTTACCTGAGAATCTAAAAGAAGCCATTGAGTTTTTCCAAAAGAGTGAGTTAATGAAAGAAACCCTTGGTGAAGAGCTTTTCGAGAAATTTATTGAAGCCAAACAAAAAGAATGGGACGAGTACAAAACGATTATTTCCGAATGGGAATTGAACAAGTACTTACCAATCATCTAA